In the genome of Streptomyces globosus, one region contains:
- a CDS encoding 1-aminocyclopropane-1-carboxylate deaminase/D-cysteine desulfhydrase, whose translation MNRPANLDVLLQPRPPSPLQEIHDERFERHGVRLLLKRDDLIHTTIPWDTDVLGPVDLYPPGNKWRKLAPNLRAAVAGGYRELVTFGGAYSNHLRATAAAGRLLGLGTVGVVRGDELAGRPLNDSLARCAADGMRLHFVSRSDYRRKAEPAVLARLLEDAGAASAYAVPEGGSNALALEGCAALGRELRGVSETVAVACGTGGTLAGLAAGLAPGQRALGVPVLAGGFLGGGIRSLQQQAFGGPAGDWSLAEGFDHGGYARVPAALEAFAAGFEERHGVPVERIYVAKLLWALAELAERGGFPRGSAVTAVVTGRP comes from the coding sequence GTGAACCGCCCCGCGAACCTTGACGTGCTCTTGCAGCCGCGCCCGCCGTCCCCGTTGCAGGAGATCCATGACGAGCGGTTCGAGCGGCACGGCGTCCGCCTCCTGCTGAAGCGGGACGACCTGATCCACACCACCATTCCGTGGGACACGGACGTACTTGGACCAGTGGACCTGTACCCTCCCGGGAACAAGTGGCGCAAGCTCGCGCCCAACCTGCGGGCCGCCGTGGCGGGCGGGTACCGGGAGCTGGTGACCTTCGGCGGGGCCTACTCCAACCACCTGCGGGCCACTGCCGCCGCCGGGCGGCTGCTCGGGCTCGGCACCGTCGGCGTCGTCCGCGGCGACGAGCTCGCCGGGCGGCCCCTCAACGACTCCCTCGCCCGCTGCGCGGCCGACGGGATGCGCCTGCACTTCGTGTCGCGGTCCGACTACCGGCGCAAGGCCGAGCCCGCGGTGCTCGCCCGGCTGCTGGAGGACGCCGGGGCGGCCTCCGCGTACGCCGTGCCCGAGGGCGGCAGCAACGCCCTGGCCCTCGAAGGCTGCGCCGCGCTGGGCCGGGAGCTGCGGGGCGTGTCCGAAACCGTCGCCGTCGCCTGCGGGACCGGCGGCACCCTCGCCGGGCTGGCGGCCGGACTGGCGCCGGGTCAGCGCGCCCTCGGGGTGCCGGTGCTGGCCGGCGGGTTCCTCGGCGGCGGGATACGTTCCCTCCAGCAGCAGGCCTTCGGCGGCCCCGCCGGGGACTGGAGCCTCGCCGAGGGCTTCGACCACGGCGGCTACGCGCGCGTGCCCGCCGCCCTGGAGGCGTTCGCCGCCGGCTTCGAGGAGCGGCACGGCGTCCCCGTCGAGCGGATCTACGTCGCCAAGCTGCTGTGGGCGCTGGCCGAGCTGGCGGAGCGCGGCGGGTTCCCGCGGGGCAGCGCCGTCACGGCCGTCGTCACCGGCCGGCCCTGA
- a CDS encoding helix-turn-helix domain-containing protein yields MQNERLRALMASGGWTHASLASATGVDPKSVERWVNLGRTPRRATALLAAETLGEDVHALWPALRQARAARAVSPELVALYDQRADLPVSVFVDLLTTARERIDVLVYAAVFLHEAYPRLNDLLRERAADGCTVRIAIGDADSENVRQRGQEERFGHGIESRCRLALMHYRPLADVPGIELRTHGTTLYNSLYRADGEVLVNAHVWGVNAYGAPVWHLRRHEAGGMFDTYADSFNAVWETARPVKE; encoded by the coding sequence ATGCAGAACGAGCGGTTAAGGGCCCTGATGGCATCCGGCGGCTGGACTCATGCATCGTTGGCAAGCGCCACGGGCGTCGATCCGAAGAGTGTCGAACGCTGGGTCAACCTCGGGCGCACCCCACGGCGGGCAACGGCGCTGTTGGCTGCCGAGACACTGGGTGAGGACGTCCACGCACTGTGGCCGGCGCTGAGACAGGCACGTGCCGCGCGGGCCGTCAGCCCCGAACTGGTGGCGCTGTACGACCAGCGAGCGGACCTTCCCGTCTCCGTGTTCGTGGACCTGCTGACGACAGCTCGCGAGCGGATCGACGTGCTGGTCTACGCAGCGGTGTTCCTGCACGAGGCGTATCCCCGCCTGAACGACCTCCTTCGGGAACGCGCGGCGGACGGCTGCACGGTCCGGATCGCCATCGGTGACGCGGACAGCGAGAACGTCCGGCAGCGTGGACAGGAAGAGAGATTCGGGCACGGCATCGAATCCCGCTGCCGTCTCGCCCTCATGCACTACCGACCTCTGGCCGACGTTCCCGGCATCGAGCTGCGAACGCACGGCACGACCCTCTACAACAGCCTGTACCGGGCGGACGGCGAAGTCCTGGTCAATGCCCACGTCTGGGGTGTGAACGCGTACGGTGCGCCCGTGTGGCACCTTCGCCGTCACGAAGCCGGGGGCATGTTCGACACCTACGCCGACAGCTTCAACGCGGTGTGGGAGACGGCCCGTCCCGTGAAGGAGTGA
- a CDS encoding NUDIX domain-containing protein translates to MARTEYYDDPHAPAPNSMVVAASAVVTDDQGRILLQRRRDNDLWALPGGGMDLTDSLPGTAVREVKEETGLDVEITGLVGTYTDPKHIIEYSDGEVRRQFNVCFTARITGGTLAISDESTELRFVEPTELGALPMHHTQRLRVQHFLESRPAPYLG, encoded by the coding sequence ATGGCCCGGACCGAGTACTACGACGATCCCCACGCTCCCGCGCCCAACAGCATGGTCGTGGCAGCCTCAGCCGTCGTCACGGACGACCAGGGCCGCATCCTGCTGCAACGGCGCCGCGACAACGATCTGTGGGCTCTCCCCGGCGGTGGGATGGACCTCACGGACTCCCTCCCCGGAACGGCCGTCCGGGAGGTCAAGGAGGAGACGGGCCTCGACGTGGAGATCACGGGGCTGGTCGGCACCTACACGGACCCGAAGCACATCATCGAGTACAGCGACGGCGAGGTCCGCCGTCAGTTCAACGTCTGCTTCACGGCCCGCATCACCGGGGGCACGCTGGCGATCTCGGACGAGAGCACGGAACTCCGCTTCGTGGAGCCGACTGAGCTGGGGGCCCTGCCCATGCACCACACCCAACGCCTTCGAGTACAGCACTTCTTGGAGAGCCGCCCCGCCCCATACCTTGGGTAG
- a CDS encoding recombinase family protein translates to MTTPAGQLIGYARVSTDEQESQLQHDALTDAGCARIFTDKASGKNTDRPGLTAALDYLRPGDTLCVWKLDRFARSLIDLVTLVDSLAARGVGFKVLTGALASIDPNTPDGRLMLQVVGAMAEFERSLIKERTRAGLDAARAQGRTGGRPVVMDGDKLAAAKARRAKGESVTAIAKALGVSRATLYRALGGSA, encoded by the coding sequence ATGACGACGCCCGCAGGACAGTTGATCGGATACGCGCGAGTCTCTACCGACGAGCAGGAATCGCAGTTGCAGCACGACGCGCTGACTGACGCCGGCTGCGCCCGGATCTTCACGGACAAGGCGAGCGGTAAGAACACCGACCGCCCGGGGCTGACTGCCGCTCTGGACTACCTGCGTCCTGGGGACACCCTGTGCGTGTGGAAGCTGGACCGGTTTGCTCGCTCGCTGATCGATCTCGTGACGCTGGTGGACTCGCTCGCTGCACGTGGGGTCGGCTTCAAGGTGCTGACAGGTGCGCTCGCGAGCATCGACCCGAACACCCCGGACGGTCGGCTCATGCTTCAGGTGGTGGGCGCCATGGCGGAGTTCGAGCGGAGCTTGATCAAGGAGCGCACCCGCGCCGGGCTGGACGCTGCCCGCGCTCAGGGACGTACCGGCGGACGTCCGGTGGTCATGGACGGGGACAAGCTCGCTGCTGCCAAGGCCCGCCGCGCGAAAGGGGAAAGCGTCACTGCCATCGCCAAGGCGCTCGGGGTCTCCCGGGCGACGCTGTACCGGGCACTGGGTGGCTCGGCCTGA
- a CDS encoding zinc ribbon domain-containing protein — MLSGLLKCGRCGGNMVKGGPSYRCYRRINLGKSTCQGMSVLVNAADDAITHAFISRVSTLPDDDGLLVDLAIRWLAVEDPEKDVRRTELTLAVDDARARLDSLDEAHFVQGRFKGPKGQQRYDQLRDAITAQLDSLEAELAELTRAIDITILRDGEMLHQAWMAADQERARMLLRVVLHSVALLPSRGQGCKDPVLTRFRFHWVGEDPQPVGTVPQGR, encoded by the coding sequence CTGCTGTCCGGACTCCTCAAGTGCGGACGCTGCGGCGGCAACATGGTCAAGGGCGGTCCGTCCTACCGCTGCTACCGGCGTATCAACCTGGGCAAGAGCACCTGCCAGGGAATGTCCGTCCTGGTGAACGCTGCGGACGATGCCATAACCCACGCGTTCATCTCCCGCGTCTCCACGCTGCCGGACGACGACGGCCTCCTCGTGGACCTCGCCATCCGCTGGTTGGCCGTGGAGGACCCGGAGAAGGACGTCCGTCGTACGGAACTCACGCTCGCCGTGGACGATGCCCGGGCCCGGCTGGACAGCCTGGACGAAGCGCACTTCGTGCAGGGCCGCTTCAAGGGTCCGAAGGGGCAGCAGCGCTACGACCAGCTACGGGACGCGATCACCGCTCAGTTGGACTCGCTGGAAGCAGAACTGGCGGAACTGACGCGCGCCATCGACATCACGATCTTGCGAGACGGCGAGATGCTGCACCAAGCGTGGATGGCAGCAGACCAGGAACGTGCCCGCATGCTGCTGCGCGTAGTTCTCCACTCCGTGGCGCTCCTCCCGTCCCGGGGCCAGGGCTGCAAGGACCCAGTGCTCACCCGCTTCAGGTTCCATTGGGTAGGCGAGGACCCTCAGCCCGTGGGAACCGTGCCCCAGGGGCGCTGA
- a CDS encoding recombinase family protein encodes MGIATDPAKLCDLYLRRSTLQDNKDTLKAHERDLRDRAQREGLTVREVWTDEASAFKAGVTREKFDKAIAAVVAGEVRHLLVWKLDRLSRRGMRQVGDVLDTFESRNARLVAHMDGLDSSVPQHRGLFAWLAEQARAESYNTSVRTRTTKAEKKRQGAWPGGQPPYGLRVRKGRTTTEHHPKEYATSRRIADLLLSAKSASAIAEKLNADGLTTRRGGKWRSSTITQLAHSPAWAGLMPTHDRYTDDQGRERWRATQEPMLGEDGQPVQVGEGVITPGERARIQAALRLRTSESMANGRRGKPAAQ; translated from the coding sequence ATGGGCATAGCGACCGACCCGGCCAAGTTGTGTGACCTCTACCTGCGCCGCAGCACCTTGCAGGACAACAAGGACACCCTGAAGGCGCACGAACGCGACCTCAGGGACCGGGCACAGCGCGAAGGACTGACCGTCCGGGAGGTCTGGACGGACGAGGCGTCGGCCTTCAAGGCCGGTGTCACGCGCGAGAAGTTCGACAAGGCGATTGCCGCCGTGGTCGCCGGCGAGGTCCGCCACCTCCTGGTGTGGAAGCTGGACCGCCTGAGCCGTCGTGGCATGCGGCAGGTGGGCGACGTGCTCGACACGTTCGAAAGCCGTAACGCCCGGCTGGTCGCACACATGGACGGCCTGGACAGCTCCGTACCGCAGCACCGTGGGCTATTCGCGTGGCTGGCCGAACAGGCACGCGCCGAGTCGTACAACACGAGCGTCCGCACTCGGACGACGAAGGCGGAGAAGAAGCGCCAAGGTGCGTGGCCAGGCGGTCAGCCGCCCTACGGGCTGCGGGTCCGGAAGGGCCGGACGACCACGGAGCACCACCCCAAGGAGTACGCCACATCCCGCCGTATCGCGGACCTCCTGCTGTCCGCCAAGTCCGCCAGTGCGATAGCGGAGAAGCTGAACGCCGACGGTCTCACGACCCGCCGGGGCGGTAAGTGGCGCTCCTCCACGATCACGCAGCTCGCCCACTCCCCCGCGTGGGCCGGCCTGATGCCCACGCACGACCGGTACACGGACGACCAAGGCCGGGAACGGTGGCGTGCGACGCAGGAACCCATGCTGGGCGAGGACGGACAGCCCGTCCAAGTGGGCGAGGGAGTCATCACGCCCGGAGAGCGGGCACGCATCCAGGCCGCCCTGAGGCTGCGCACGTCCGAGTCCATGGCGAACGGACGCCGGGGGAAGCCGGCGGCACAGTAG
- a CDS encoding peptidoglycan recognition protein family protein, translated as MAAPMSADRFIDALRNEGLTIVEVGAWRTHNRNHKGPWGPVHGVMVHHTVTRGTAYTVQLCRDGHAALPGPLCHGVITKDGRVHLVGYGRANHAGSGDRDVLAAVIAERRLPPDNERDTDGNRHFYGFECENLGDGRDPWPAVQLDAMARAAAAVCRVHGWTERSVIGHLEWQPGKPDPRGFTMNWFRTRVAAHLN; from the coding sequence ATGGCCGCACCCATGTCCGCGGACCGGTTCATCGACGCACTGCGCAACGAGGGCCTGACCATCGTCGAGGTCGGCGCCTGGCGCACCCACAACCGCAACCACAAGGGCCCGTGGGGCCCCGTACACGGAGTGATGGTCCACCACACCGTCACGCGCGGCACGGCGTACACCGTGCAACTCTGCCGCGACGGCCATGCGGCCCTCCCCGGGCCGCTCTGCCACGGCGTGATCACCAAGGACGGCCGCGTCCACCTCGTCGGCTACGGCCGCGCCAACCACGCCGGGTCGGGCGACCGGGACGTCCTCGCGGCGGTGATCGCCGAGAGGCGGCTGCCGCCGGACAACGAGCGCGACACCGACGGCAACCGCCACTTCTACGGCTTCGAGTGCGAGAACCTCGGCGACGGCCGGGATCCCTGGCCGGCCGTCCAGCTCGACGCGATGGCCCGCGCGGCGGCCGCGGTCTGCCGCGTCCACGGCTGGACGGAACGCTCGGTGATCGGCCACCTGGAATGGCAGCCGGGCAAACCGGACCCCCGCGGCTTCACGATGAACTGGTTCCGCACCCGCGTGGCCGCACACCTGAACTGA
- a CDS encoding globin domain-containing protein codes for MLSEKSAETVRATLPAVGAAVGDIAELFYTKLFAAHPELLRDLFNRGNQAAGVQKQALAGSIAAFAGHLLAHPGTRPDAMLSRIAHKHASLGVTREQYPVVHKHLFEAIAEILGDAVTPEVAEAWDEVYWLMANALCAIEERLYAEQQVAAGDVWRPWQVTARIEETADCTTFHLAPADGSPVPAAKPGQYVSVQVELPDGARQIRQYSLTGAPGSPTRAITVKRIRGAAAAGPDGEVSNHLHDRVTVGDVLRVSPPYGDLVLQDSDAPVLLASAGIGCTPMLSMLEHLAESGRTAPVIVLHADRSPADHALRSDHRALALKLTDATARFWYEAGAEPGDAEGRMDLADVEVAPGTTAYLCGPLPFMRAVREQLLAKGVPAADIHYEVFGPDMWLASA; via the coding sequence TGCCCGCCGTGGGAGCGGCCGTCGGCGACATCGCGGAGCTCTTCTACACGAAGCTCTTCGCGGCCCACCCCGAGCTGCTGCGCGACCTGTTCAACCGCGGCAACCAGGCCGCCGGCGTGCAGAAGCAGGCCCTCGCCGGCTCCATAGCCGCCTTCGCGGGCCACCTCCTCGCCCACCCGGGCACCCGCCCGGACGCGATGCTGAGCCGCATCGCGCACAAGCACGCCTCGCTGGGCGTCACCCGCGAGCAGTACCCCGTCGTCCACAAGCACCTCTTCGAGGCGATCGCCGAGATCCTCGGCGACGCCGTCACCCCGGAGGTCGCCGAGGCCTGGGACGAGGTGTACTGGCTGATGGCGAACGCCCTGTGCGCCATCGAGGAGCGGCTCTACGCCGAACAGCAGGTCGCCGCCGGCGACGTCTGGCGCCCCTGGCAGGTCACCGCCCGCATCGAGGAGACCGCGGACTGCACCACCTTCCACCTCGCCCCCGCCGACGGCTCCCCCGTCCCCGCCGCCAAGCCCGGCCAGTACGTCTCCGTGCAGGTCGAACTCCCCGACGGGGCCCGCCAGATCCGCCAGTACAGCCTGACGGGCGCCCCCGGCTCGCCGACCCGCGCCATCACCGTGAAGCGGATCCGCGGCGCGGCCGCCGCCGGCCCCGACGGCGAGGTCTCCAACCACCTCCACGACCGGGTCACCGTCGGCGACGTCCTGCGCGTCTCGCCCCCGTACGGCGACCTCGTCCTGCAGGACTCCGACGCGCCCGTGCTGCTCGCGTCGGCCGGGATCGGCTGCACCCCGATGCTGTCGATGCTGGAGCACCTCGCGGAGAGCGGCCGCACGGCGCCCGTCATCGTCCTGCACGCCGACCGCTCCCCCGCGGACCACGCACTGCGCTCCGACCACCGCGCCCTCGCGTTGAAGCTGACCGACGCCACGGCCCGCTTCTGGTACGAGGCCGGCGCCGAACCCGGCGACGCCGAGGGCCGCATGGACCTGGCGGACGTCGAGGTCGCCCCGGGCACGACCGCCTACCTGTGCGGGCCGCTGCCCTTCATGCGGGCCGTACGGGAGCAGCTCCTGGCCAAGGGCGTGCCGGCCGCGGACATCCACTACGAGGTCTTCGGCCCCGACATGTGGCTGGCCTCGGCGTAA